A region of the Fulvia fulva chromosome 7, complete sequence genome:
CACTTTCGACACGTACAACGATCCGCGGGTGTTGATGTACAGTGCTCAGCACAAGGCGAAGGAGTTTGCTGAGGCCCACACCGAGAAGACCAACAAGATCTGCAAATACGAAGATCACTGGCTCGACGAGAACGGCGAGTGGGTCGACAGCGTTGTGGGTGAGAGCCAGTGGGTGAACGAGGGTATATATGATGGCATCGAAGCTCTGTTCGCCGAAGAGTAAGAGCAGCCCGAGCGCCCGAGATGCATCGCGCGCAAGGCTGCTGAGGGATATAGGGCGTGCTGGGTAGGCTAGCTGCCATTGGAGATGGCTATTTGCGCTTGAAAGGACGATTATGTTTGCATCGGTACGTGTTGCCATAACTTGACTCAACCTGCAGGCCTATAAAGGAGGCCGCGGCACAACAAGTCTTTTGAAGCGATTGCTCACATTATCAATGCACGTTGAAGCAATGAGCACAGATTGTAGTAAAGAGTATACATACCTGTCCAAGCTCTTGCGTGGTACTCATTACTCACTCTTAGGTACCGCCATCGAACCGAAGCTCTCAGGATGCAGCACCCACAACTCAAAAGCGAGCGAGACTGCCTGGAGAAAGACTTGCTTGAGTCCGAGAAGTCCGGGTCAATGAAAGGCATCACTCTCAAACCAGTCCCCAGAACGAGGCTTCGCCAATGGACCGCAACGGTCGAGATCACTGAAGCTGACTACCCCGAGTCAGCCTATCAGGGCGGCAGCTTCAACTTCACTATTGTCATCAAGGACGAAAAGCTCACCTACTCATTCAAAGCACTCGAGATCACCTGCAACACCAAGCTCTACAGCCCACATATTAATGCTCAGACTGGCAAGGTGATCTCGAAACTCGATGATCAGTATTGGAGCCCGGCGCTCGATCTGCGTGCGATGATGTCCGCGTTTGTGGAATCAATGATGCAGCCGGTCCCAGCGTATGCGGCGGGTGAAGAGATAGGAAGAGAGTACAAGAATGAAAGGATCGAGTTCACGAAGAAAGCGAAGGAGTGGACTAGACTCTATGCAATGGAGTAATGCTGTGTTGTCGAAGGCTGTGCGAAACGGCTCTTGTTTGAAGCAAACGTGAACACATAGTACTGCAGTATCTTGAAACGCTCGCTTTGAGTTCCAGCAATCCCCAACGCAACACCTTGGATACCAAAAATACGAAGACCGCAGCAGGCAAGCATCCAAACACAACATCCTCAAACTTGAAGGTGAAGTCGAATGGTCGGCAGCTGGCGTCGATCCGGGGTCCAAAGGACTGGTCGCTGGCTTCCGGGCAGCTCATGCCGATGCCAGCTCGTTGAGTACAGTCTGAGCATTGGGGAGGGTGTGAACATCAGGTTCAAAGGGAAGAATGAGGTGCATCCTGTGCGCGCCGCACGCGTGCATCTGTGTTATGACTATGCCTCTCTTGGCTAACATGCTGTCGATTGTGGTAGCATCGGCACTAGCGTCTTTGCGGCAGCTGCTAATCT
Encoded here:
- a CDS encoding Ubiquitin-conjugating enzyme E2, with translation MQHPQLKSERDCLEKDLLESEKSGSMKGITLKPVPRTRLRQWTATVEITEADYPESAYQGGSFNFTIVIKDEKLTYSFKALEITCNTKLYSPHINAQTGKVISKLDDQYWSPALDLRAMMSAFVESMMQPVPAYAAGEEIGREYKNERIEFTKKAKEWTRLYAME